One Lucilia cuprina isolate Lc7/37 chromosome 4, ASM2204524v1, whole genome shotgun sequence DNA segment encodes these proteins:
- the LOC111682409 gene encoding probable arginine--tRNA ligase, mitochondrial, with product MSSLIRKSISDKISQLVKNHNVYYELEVPLKAAAANGKPALQWSVKGNANHNEELLKEVKNLNYDQDLVENTKLIPANGKIPAKVEFTLKESAFVETLLSENVLMNQPKYDEHMVFEYSSPNIAKPFHVGHIRSTIIGNVLANLHQNLGYTVTKMNYLGDWGTQFGLLQVGVELLQVTEQQMQENPIETLYKAYVKANKEAETDTSIAQKARDYFKELESGQQSTELSKQWQNYREYTIKNLEAVYQRLGVTFDVYDWESQYSQKQISAVLQKLEEKNLLLPEKDGRKVVVVDKRRVPVIKSDGSTLYLARDIAALLDRWQRFKFENIFYIVENGQTDHFKACFQTTSRLSNEIKETKVKHVKFGRIHGMSTRKGQAVFLKDLLDEARDIMHEKQLKSPTTKVDITSSEVADVLGVSAVIINDLKQRRQRDYEFSWDKALQVNGDTGIKLQYTHCRLNNLIEQNCNINIDKPQFSWKNLDEPEAYELLNEIARFPQILWQAKEQLEACILVNYLFSLSNTTSRALKRLPVKTESNFEKKQHRYLLFQTSKSILKQGMEILGLKPLNKM from the exons atgtCAAGTTTAATACGTAAGTCCATAAGTGATAag ATATCTCAATTAGTAAAAAACCACAATGTCTACTATGAGCTGGAAGTTCCTTTGAAAGCTGCAGCCGCCAATGGAAAACCGGCATTGCAGTGGTCAGTAAAGGGTAATGCAAATCACAATGAAGAGCTcttaaaagaagtaaaaaatttaaattatgaccaggatttagtggaaaatacaaaactaatacCAGCAAATGGTAAAATTCCAGCcaaagtagaatttactttaaAAGAATCGGCTTTTGTGGAGACTTTATTAAGcgaaaatgttttaatgaatCAACCTAAATATGATGAGCATATGGTATTTGAATATAGTTCTCCCAACATAGCTAAACCATTTCATGTGGGTCATATACGTTCCACTATCATAGGTAATGTTTTAGCTAATCTCCATCAAAATCTTGGTTATACTGTGACAAAAATGAACTATTTGGGTGATTGGGGCACACAATTTGGCTTGCTGCAGGTGGGAGTAGAATTACTACAGGTGACAGAACAACAAATGCAAGAAAATCCCATAGAAACTTTGTATAAAGCTTATGTCAAGGCTAACAAAGAGGCAGAAACAGATACTTCTATAGCTCAAAAGGCCAGAGATTATTTCAAAGAATTGGAAAGTGGCCAACAGTCAACAGAGCTCAGCAAACAATGGCAGAATTATAGAGAGTATACAATTAAAAATCTCGAAGCTGTTTATCAACGTTTAGGTGTTACATTCGATGTTTATGACTGGGAGTCCCAGTATAGTCAGAAGCAAATTTCAGCAGTTTTACAGAAGCTTGAAGAGAAAAACTTATTGTTGCCCGAAAAAGATGGTCGTAAAGTTGTGGTAGTTGATAAACGTCGTGTACCGGTTATAAAAAGTGACGGTTCTACTTTGTATTTAGCTCGAGATATAGCTGCACTTTTGGATAGATGGCAGCGATTtaagtttgaaaacattttctatattgtggaaaacggacagacagatcATTTTAAGGCTTGTTTTCAAACCACATCCAGATTGAGTaatgaaattaaagaaactAAAGTGAAACATGTAAAATTTGGTCGTATTCACGGCATGAGTACCCGCAAAGGACAAGCAGTATTCCTTAAAGATTTGCTGGATGAAGCAAGAGATATAATGcatgaaaaacaattaaaaagccCAA CTACAAAAGTTGATATAACTTCCTCAGAAGTGGCTGATGTCTTGGGAGTATCTGCTGTTATCATAAACGATTTAAAACAAAGACGCCAAAGGGATTATGAGTTCTCCTGGGATAAAGCTTTACAAGTAAATGGTGACACGGGCATAAAACTGCAATATACACACTGTAGATTAAATAATCTAATCGaacaaaattgtaatataaatattgaCAAACCACAGTTTTCATGGAAAAATCTAGACGAACCAGAAGCTTATGAGCTGCTAAATGAAATTGCTAGATTTCCGCAAATACTATGGCAGGCTAAAGAACAATTGGAAGCGTGTATTTtagtaaactatttattttccttaag caATACCACCAGTCGTGCCCTTAAACGTTTGCCCGTTAAAACAGAAagtaatttcgaaaaaaaacaacatcgcTACTTGCTATTTCAAACGTCTAAAAGTATACTCAAACAAGGCATGGAAATATTGGGtttaaaacctttaaataaaatgtaa